In Mixophyes fleayi isolate aMixFle1 chromosome 4, aMixFle1.hap1, whole genome shotgun sequence, the following proteins share a genomic window:
- the LOC142150662 gene encoding histone H3 translates to MARTKQTARKSTGGKAPRKQLATKAARKSAPATGGVKKPHRYRPGTVALREIRRYQKSTELLIRKLPFQRLVREIAQDFKTDLRFQSSAVMALQEASEAYLVGLFEDTNLCAIHAKRVTIMPKDIQLARRIRGERA, encoded by the coding sequence ATGGCCAGGACCAAGCAGACCGCCCGCAAATCTACTGGAGGGAAAGCTCCCCGCAAGCAGCTGGCAACTAAAGCCGCCCGGAAGAGCGCCCCAGCTACCGGCGGCGTGAAGAAGCCGCATCGTTACCGTCCAGGAACTGTTGCTCTCCGAGAGATCCGCCGCTACCAGAAATCCACTGAGCTGCTGATCCGCAAGCTGCCCTTCCAGCGTCTGGTGCGGGAGATTGCCCAGGACTTCAAGACCGACCTGCGCTTCCAGAGCTCGGCAGTCATGGCCCTGCAAGAGGCCAGCGAAGCTTACCTGGTGGGGCTCTTCGAGGACACCAACCTCTGCGCCATCCACGCCAAGAGGGTGACCATCATGCCCAAAGACATCCAGCTGGCCCGCAGAATCCGCGGGGAGAGGGCATAA